The genomic interval CGAGGGCAACGCGTTCGGGGCTCTCATCGGTAGTGTCCGCGGCGTTGTAGCCGTGAATTCCGCCGAGCATATGTTCGCCGCCGAACACAGTGAGCAGACTCCGGGCGCCGGGGCTGTGGGTGTATACATCGGTGAACCAGTCGGGCCCGCGGGTCGAGAGCTGGGACTGATCGCGATCGCCCGCGACCACGAGAACCGGCGTGGCCAGACCGCGGAAATCCGGGTTCATGAAAGCGAAGTTCGCCGCGGCGAAGGGCGACAGGTCGGCCCCGCCCAGACCGGTAGTCGCAAGCAGCACACCAGCTTTCACCCGGGCATCGGTCATATCGGGGCCAGCTTGCCCGTCCGCGCCGAGGACGCGGGCGCCGAGCAGCATACCGACGGTCTGTCCACCCCAGGAGTGCCCTGCGACGGCAATGCGCTGGCGGTCGGCACGCTCGGCGAGTCCCGGGACCGCGGCGAGGACCTGATCGAGTTCATCGAGAACCCGCACGACGTCCGCGACGCGGACACGCCAGATGTCCGGATAGCGCGGATCGGCGGGAGTGATGCCGAGCGTCTTCGAATCGAGGAATGTGGGTTGAACGACGACGAAACCACTGCCCGCCCAGTAGTCGACCAGAGGGTCATAGGAAGACATGGACTTACCGAAGCCATGGGCGAGGACGACGATCGGCAGGCCGGATCCGGAGACGGGTGCGGATACCCGGACCTGGAGGTCGGCACCGCGCTCCGGCGCGGACAGCGTGACAGGTTTGATGCTGATGATCGGTGCGGACATGCGAATTCCCCTTCCAGGGCGATAGACTCCGAAGCGGAGCACTGTTCCGAATATACGGAGCGCTGTTCCGCTTTACAAGTGCCGCCGCAGAAAGGAGTGCCGCGTGAGTGAGCCATCGATGCCCGCGAGCCAGGCCAAACGCGCAGATGCCCGGCGCAATGAGAAATCTCTGCTCGACGCCGCCGCCTCGGTCTTCGTCACCGACGGCGTGGACGCGCCGGTGCGCCGCATCGCCGCCGCGGCCGGGGTCGGCATGGGCACGATCTATCGGCACTTCCCTACGCGCGCGGACCTTGTCGCGGCCGTGTACCGCCACCAGATCGACGCCTGCGCCGAGGCCGGTCCGACCCTGCTCGCGACTACCCCATCGCCCTTCGCCGCGCTCCGCCGATGGGTGGACCTGTTCGCGGACTTCTTGGCGACCAAACATGGACTGGCCGCCGCGATGCGCACCGATCCCGAGGGCATCACCGCCCTGCACGCCCTGTTCCTCGACCGCCTCGTCCCAGTTGTCGACGAACTCCTCACCGCCGCCCGGAGCGCGGGCGAGGTCGCCACCGATTTCACCGCCTACCAACTGATGCGCGCCATCGGTGACATCTGCGCGGGCGCCGAGATGACCGATCCGCACTACGACGCCCGCCTCACCATTCGCCTACTGCTCGACGGCTGCGAACAGTAGGACCGCAACTGATCGCGCGTCGTATGCGGCGGACCCGATACTGCACACCCGAGCCCGACAGCCGATCCGTCTTGCTCCGCGAGGAGCCATGCCATGACTGCCGACGGTGGCGTGGGCGAGCGGTCAGCCGTGCTGGGCCTCGCCGTAGGAGGACTGTCCGGTCGGCCCGGACTTGCGACGGGCCCGCTTCCCGCGAGCGATTTCCGTACCCAGGGCGTCGAGCGGGTTGGCCAGTTG from Nocardia goodfellowii carries:
- a CDS encoding alpha/beta hydrolase family protein; protein product: MSAPIISIKPVTLSAPERGADLQVRVSAPVSGSGLPIVVLAHGFGKSMSSYDPLVDYWAGSGFVVVQPTFLDSKTLGITPADPRYPDIWRVRVADVVRVLDELDQVLAAVPGLAERADRQRIAVAGHSWGGQTVGMLLGARVLGADGQAGPDMTDARVKAGVLLATTGLGGADLSPFAAANFAFMNPDFRGLATPVLVVAGDRDQSQLSTRGPDWFTDVYTHSPGARSLLTVFGGEHMLGGIHGYNAADTTDESPERVALVRQAAWAYLCHALGIDSAAWEKVQAELAGTADPIGRIDNK
- a CDS encoding TetR/AcrR family transcriptional regulator translates to MPASQAKRADARRNEKSLLDAAASVFVTDGVDAPVRRIAAAAGVGMGTIYRHFPTRADLVAAVYRHQIDACAEAGPTLLATTPSPFAALRRWVDLFADFLATKHGLAAAMRTDPEGITALHALFLDRLVPVVDELLTAARSAGEVATDFTAYQLMRAIGDICAGAEMTDPHYDARLTIRLLLDGCEQ